The nucleotide window CGAGAGTCAGGCCAAGGTCAACGGCACGGTGCGTCTGAAGCTCTACAAGGGCAATGTTATCGTCCAGGGCAGAAAGTCGCCGGATAGTCTCTACTCGATGGAGCACGTGACCTTCGAGGACGATCAGGTCTATGACCAGCGCGACGCAGAAGGTTTCATCAAACTGAACGCTTTGCGGCTACGCCTGCTCAACCGCCAACAGGGTTGACCGACAGGCTAGCCGAGCAGCCAACGTAGGGCGACCACCGAGGCAACACCGCCAATCACCGCGACAAGGATCGGCATGCGCCATGCCAGGCCGAGCGTGATGACGGCTGCGAGCACCTCGGCCGGCCCCTGAAGCAAAACCGTTGGCGCAATGACGGCAATCAGGACCGACCCCGGCACAGCCTCCAACGCCGCCGCGCCGCGGCCCTTCAACGACAGGCGTGCAACCATCCAGAAGCCCAGGACGCGGGTCAAATAGGTTGCCGCCGCCATGCCAGCAATCGCCGCGAAGGTCAACCAATCCAGTGTCACAACACGGTCTCCGGATGAGCCGGGCGTGGCGGTGGCAGAAGCAGGCCCACCAAGGCCCCGGCCAGCCCCCCCAGCAGGATGTACCACACACCCTCTATGAAACTGTAAGACAGGGACGCAACCGCCGCGCTCGCCACCCAGGGCAGCAAGCTCCGCCAACTCACGTAGAAACTGCGCACGAGGCAAAGGAACACCGCGGCAAAGGCGAAATCGAAGCCATAGGCGGCGGGGTCGGGAATCCAGCTCCCAGCGCGATAGCCGAGCTGCGTGCTGGCCACCCAGCAGAGATAGAAAACGACCCCCACGGAGAAATAGAAACCGGGCGTCAGTCCGCGTTGCGCCCGCCGCTGAAGGGCAAGCGCCCAAACTTCGTCGGCCATAAAGAACAACGCCAGATGACTGCGCCAGCCGCCCCAGGAGCGGATCGCCGGAGCCAGGGCCGCGCCCATCAATACATGGCGCAGGTTGACGATGAAAACCGCCAACACAAGCGTTGCAACCGCCGGAGGTGTCGTCCAGATTCCCGTCGCCACAAACTGTGCGCTGCCGGCAAAGACCAAACCGGACATCAGGCCGGTTTCCAAGGCGCTGAGTCCGGCTTGCTGGGCCAAAGTACCCCAAAGCAGCGCAAAAGGGAGTACGCTGGCGATCAGCGGGAGGGCCACTGCCATGGCATCCCCGAATTCGCTTATCAACGGCTGCTGGTCCGGTTTCTTTTCCATAGGTCGGACAGTACCAATCTAAAAAAGGACAGAACTATTGTCCTTTTTGCATGTCCCCTCTGCAAGGAAAATGAGATTCTAAAGCGGTAGCGGCGAGACGCCCATCACCGTGCTGTGCAGTGCCAGCAGCGCGGCATAGACCACCAATGACAGGAGGCTGCGCCACCAACCGATCCCGCGCCAGTCCATGGAACAACGCCCGGTCATCAGTGCAGCAAAGGGTATCAGACTGGTCGTCATGCGGATCGGCCCCCAAGCAGCCCCCATCTCCGCCTCTCGCTTGCGGTCGATATGCAGCATGCCGCCCAGGGACAGCACAAGAACTCCCCCCATCAGCAGGATCGACGCGCCGTCGCCGTTTACAAGTAGGTGAGCCAATGCCCAAAGACTGGTCCCCCAGAGGAAGGGGTGCCGGGTAATCCGCAGGATGCCGCTGTTGAGAACCGTCGGGTCGGATACCTCGACGGCATCGCCCCCTACCGCGGTGGCGCTCCGTGTCGTCAAACCGGTAACAACGAGAAAGACTGCCGGAACCATGATCAGGGCTGGTAGATGGAGGAGGAAGCGCGGGGGCTCCCAAATCGGGTCGAAAGGGGCACTACGATAGGCCAGCAACAGCCATATGAAGGTGCTCGCGTGCAGGACGCTCGCCGCAGCCAGGAATCCGCTCTGCCCGAGGCGATCGACCAACAATCCACGCAAGGGCTGCGCCGAGAAGAGGAAGTGTCCCCCAACGAACGCAAGCGTTGCCAAAAATACCGACTCCAATGACCCTGTCATGATGGCTGGCATTATCAGCGGCGATCACGCTTGCGTCCAGGCTCTCGTCAAGCGCAATCGGGCGTGCTAGTAAGCGCTCATGAGCAATGACATCACAGAAAAGCAGGACGATCCCGTCGCCTGCACGATCCTCAGTCTGCTAGAGGCTGCCGCTCCTGGTGACAGCATCACACCGGGAGACGTCGCGCGTGCTTTCGCCGAGCCGCGTCGGCGACCGAAGGACCGGCCTGACCTCTGGCGGCGCTATTTGCCTGCCGTGGGGCAACAGGCGCTCCATTTGGCGCGTGAAGGGCGCATCGTCATTCTGCGCAAGGGCAAACCGGCCAACCCGAACAAACCGATCAAAGGATTGATCCGGCTTACCTTGCCTCGTCCCGATTTGATTGTACCGGAAGCCGATGCCCCCGCAGACGACGACGCCTAAAGGGCCGGATCGTCGAGGCCTGCGGCACGGTAGGCCGACGTAACGCAGTTTGCAAGCAACACCGCGATTGTCATGG belongs to Limibacillus halophilus and includes:
- a CDS encoding AzlD family protein, with translation MTLDWLTFAAIAGMAAATYLTRVLGFWMVARLSLKGRGAAALEAVPGSVLIAVIAPTVLLQGPAEVLAAVITLGLAWRMPILVAVIGGVASVVALRWLLG
- a CDS encoding AzlC family ABC transporter permease, translated to MAVALPLIASVLPFALLWGTLAQQAGLSALETGLMSGLVFAGSAQFVATGIWTTPPAVATLVLAVFIVNLRHVLMGAALAPAIRSWGGWRSHLALFFMADEVWALALQRRAQRGLTPGFYFSVGVVFYLCWVASTQLGYRAGSWIPDPAAYGFDFAFAAVFLCLVRSFYVSWRSLLPWVASAAVASLSYSFIEGVWYILLGGLAGALVGLLLPPPRPAHPETVL
- a CDS encoding NnrU family protein, with product MTGSLESVFLATLAFVGGHFLFSAQPLRGLLVDRLGQSGFLAAASVLHASTFIWLLLAYRSAPFDPIWEPPRFLLHLPALIMVPAVFLVVTGLTTRSATAVGGDAVEVSDPTVLNSGILRITRHPFLWGTSLWALAHLLVNGDGASILLMGGVLVLSLGGMLHIDRKREAEMGAAWGPIRMTTSLIPFAALMTGRCSMDWRGIGWWRSLLSLVVYAALLALHSTVMGVSPLPL
- a CDS encoding DUF3253 domain-containing protein, with the protein product MSNDITEKQDDPVACTILSLLEAAAPGDSITPGDVARAFAEPRRRPKDRPDLWRRYLPAVGQQALHLAREGRIVILRKGKPANPNKPIKGLIRLTLPRPDLIVPEADAPADDDA